The Gemmata palustris genome includes a region encoding these proteins:
- the gnd gene encoding decarboxylating NADP(+)-dependent phosphogluconate dehydrogenase has translation MAAPTADIGLVGLAVMGENLVLNMESRGYTVAVYNRSTDKVEKFVTGRGKGKKFVGAMSPQEFVASIKRPRKVVMLVKAGKAVDDTIAMIAPFLESGDILIDGGNTHFPDTTRRAKELEPKGILYVGSGVSGGEEGALKGPSIMPGGNAAAWPAIKPIFQSIAAKVKDANGTEAPCCDWVGPEGAGHFVKMVHNGIEYGDMQLICESYNLLKDMCGLTPAELSGVFGKWNKGVLDSYLIEITTEILAYTDPETKKPLVDLILDTAGQKGTGKWTIDAATDNGVALTLIAEAVFSRCISAQKDERVAASKVLAGPEVQKVSDRDQFIADVEMALYAAKIVSYAQGYALMAAQAKANGWELNNGGIALMWRGGCIIRSAFLGKIKEAFDQNPKLVNLLVDPFFAGELGKAQSGWRRVVGAAAASGIPVPAISSALSYYDGYRTARLPANLLQAQRDYFGAHTYERLDKPRGQFFHTNWTGRGGDTASTTYNV, from the coding sequence ATGGCCGCACCGACCGCCGACATCGGACTCGTTGGACTCGCCGTGATGGGCGAGAACCTCGTCCTCAACATGGAGTCCCGCGGGTACACCGTTGCGGTGTACAACCGCAGCACCGACAAGGTGGAGAAGTTCGTCACCGGGCGCGGGAAGGGGAAGAAGTTCGTCGGGGCCATGTCGCCCCAGGAGTTCGTCGCAAGCATCAAGCGCCCGCGCAAGGTCGTGATGCTCGTGAAGGCCGGGAAAGCCGTGGACGACACGATCGCGATGATCGCCCCGTTCCTCGAGTCCGGCGACATCCTCATCGACGGCGGGAACACGCACTTCCCGGACACCACCCGGCGCGCGAAGGAACTCGAGCCGAAGGGCATCCTCTACGTCGGCTCCGGCGTCAGCGGGGGCGAAGAGGGCGCGCTCAAGGGGCCGAGCATCATGCCGGGCGGCAACGCGGCCGCGTGGCCGGCGATCAAGCCGATCTTCCAGTCCATCGCGGCGAAGGTGAAGGACGCGAACGGGACCGAGGCCCCGTGCTGCGACTGGGTCGGGCCGGAGGGGGCCGGGCACTTCGTGAAGATGGTTCACAACGGGATCGAGTACGGCGACATGCAGCTCATCTGCGAGTCGTACAACCTGCTCAAGGACATGTGCGGGCTGACCCCGGCCGAACTGAGCGGCGTGTTCGGCAAGTGGAACAAGGGCGTGCTCGACAGCTACCTCATCGAGATCACGACCGAGATCCTCGCGTACACGGACCCGGAAACGAAGAAGCCGCTCGTGGACCTCATCCTGGACACGGCCGGGCAGAAGGGTACCGGCAAGTGGACCATCGACGCGGCCACCGATAACGGCGTGGCCCTCACGCTGATCGCCGAAGCCGTGTTCAGCCGGTGCATCTCGGCGCAGAAGGACGAGCGCGTGGCCGCGAGCAAGGTGCTGGCCGGGCCGGAGGTGCAGAAGGTGAGCGACCGCGACCAGTTCATCGCGGACGTGGAGATGGCGCTCTACGCCGCGAAGATCGTGAGCTACGCCCAGGGGTACGCGCTGATGGCGGCCCAGGCGAAGGCCAACGGGTGGGAGCTGAACAACGGCGGCATCGCGCTCATGTGGCGCGGGGGCTGCATCATCCGCAGCGCGTTCCTCGGGAAGATCAAGGAAGCGTTCGACCAGAACCCGAAGCTCGTGAACCTACTCGTGGACCCGTTCTTCGCGGGCGAACTGGGCAAGGCCCAGAGCGGCTGGCGGCGCGTGGTCGGCGCGGCCGCGGCGAGCGGCATCCCGGTTCCGGCGATCTCCAGCGCGCTGTCGTACTACGACGGGTACCGCACCGCCCGGCTCCCGGCGAACCTGCTCCAAGCCCAGCGCGACTACTTCGGCGCGCACACCTACGAGCGGCTCGACAAACCCCGCGGGCAGTTCTTCCACACCAACTGGACCGGGCGCGGCGGCGACACCGCCAGCACCACCTACAACGTGTGA
- a CDS encoding DUF7002 family protein gives MPFTLARFAALRPVLFHITRPANLESIRARRRLICAAGLFAEAGEPHRIREPRGADAVPIRVGDRVVLVNDQRPLRAEWIDFEAGWDLPQLVAHLNGRVFFWPGAEHGPNKYGQNHTASYERHGAIVLRISTQQLLVANPGAEPEFCRYNSGAPSPRRRPNPRGPYTFLSASAFDLPVSRVAEVTFLGHVALPDDTQVRGGGEERWAPLFE, from the coding sequence ATGCCGTTCACCCTGGCGCGGTTCGCCGCGCTGAGGCCCGTACTATTTCACATCACCCGTCCGGCGAACCTGGAGTCGATCCGGGCGCGCCGGCGGTTGATCTGCGCTGCGGGCCTGTTCGCGGAAGCCGGTGAACCCCACCGAATCCGCGAGCCCCGCGGCGCGGACGCTGTTCCGATTCGGGTCGGGGACCGCGTGGTGCTGGTGAACGACCAGCGCCCGCTCCGCGCGGAGTGGATCGACTTTGAAGCGGGTTGGGATTTACCGCAGTTAGTGGCACATCTGAACGGCCGGGTGTTCTTCTGGCCCGGCGCTGAACACGGACCCAACAAGTACGGTCAGAATCACACCGCCTCTTACGAGCGGCACGGGGCCATCGTTCTCCGTATTAGCACGCAACAATTACTCGTCGCGAATCCGGGTGCGGAGCCGGAGTTTTGTCGGTACAACTCGGGTGCGCCCAGTCCGCGCCGGCGCCCGAACCCGCGCGGCCCGTACACGTTCTTGTCGGCGAGTGCATTCGATCTGCCCGTGTCGCGCGTCGCAGAAGTGACGTTCCTCGGTCATGTCGCTCTGCCCGATGACACGCAGGTTCGCGGTGGCGGCGAGGAGCGCTGGGCGCCACTATTCGAGTGA
- a CDS encoding ATP-dependent Clp protease adaptor ClpS, whose translation MSIRPPSRRNDRLSFLALGGYFPPRRFKVVLHRTENKDLMFVTRAVMDITRFGTAEAEYRMWEAHHHGRSLVLVTHLERAELFVEQFADRGLPASIEPA comes from the coding sequence ATGTCCATCCGCCCCCCATCCCGGCGGAACGACCGCCTGAGCTTCCTCGCTCTCGGCGGCTATTTCCCCCCCCGCCGGTTCAAAGTTGTCCTGCACCGGACCGAGAATAAAGACCTGATGTTCGTCACGCGCGCCGTGATGGACATTACGCGGTTCGGCACCGCAGAAGCCGAGTACCGGATGTGGGAAGCGCACCACCACGGGCGCTCCCTGGTACTCGTGACGCACTTGGAGCGCGCGGAACTGTTCGTCGAGCAGTTCGCGGACCGCGGTCTCCCCGCGAGCATCGAGCCGGCATAG
- a CDS encoding type 1 glutamine amidotransferase domain-containing protein has product MKTLILVADGFEDLTLFLPWYRLREEGADVRLACPMMHAVTGVRGYAVEPDVAIHEANPAEYDLLLIPDGPAIERLRQREEAVDVTRTFIEDGKLVAAIGHGAQLLISAGTLDGRRVTCSPGIRDDVRAAGAVYRDEAVIADGNLLTCRGADDLPAFARAMMKLLSAPQRMKVEG; this is encoded by the coding sequence ATGAAAACGCTCATCCTGGTAGCCGACGGCTTTGAAGACTTGACACTGTTCCTGCCGTGGTACCGGCTCCGCGAGGAGGGGGCGGACGTGCGGCTCGCGTGCCCGATGATGCACGCGGTCACGGGGGTTCGCGGGTACGCGGTGGAGCCGGACGTCGCGATCCACGAAGCGAACCCGGCCGAGTACGACCTGCTCCTGATCCCCGACGGCCCGGCGATCGAACGGTTGCGGCAGCGCGAAGAGGCCGTGGACGTGACCCGGACGTTCATCGAGGACGGCAAACTGGTGGCCGCGATCGGCCACGGCGCGCAACTGCTCATCAGCGCGGGCACGCTCGACGGCCGGCGCGTGACCTGCTCCCCCGGCATCCGCGACGACGTGCGGGCCGCCGGCGCGGTCTACCGCGACGAAGCCGTCATTGCCGACGGCAACTTGCTCACGTGCCGCGGCGCGGACGACCTGCCGGCCTTCGCACGTGCGATGATGAAACTGCTGAGCGCCCCGCAGCGGATGAAAGTCGAAGGGTAA
- a CDS encoding YidH family protein: MSGNDPRVFFAAERTLLAWVRTALGLIGLGFVVARFGLFVKLIRPDVHHPAHSWSAAVGVVLAALGGVLTAVASWQHRRFCRTLAPNELPPRYRTDLAVWLGFGVALAGAALAVVLAE, translated from the coding sequence ATGTCGGGTAACGATCCGCGTGTGTTCTTTGCGGCCGAGCGAACTTTGCTCGCGTGGGTGCGAACCGCGTTGGGGCTGATCGGGTTGGGGTTCGTGGTGGCGCGGTTCGGGCTGTTCGTAAAGCTGATCCGGCCCGACGTGCATCACCCGGCGCATTCGTGGTCGGCGGCCGTTGGGGTGGTGTTGGCGGCGCTGGGGGGCGTGCTGACGGCGGTCGCGTCGTGGCAGCACCGGCGCTTCTGCCGCACACTCGCGCCGAACGAACTCCCTCCACGATACCGGACCGATCTGGCCGTCTGGCTCGGTTTCGGTGTGGCACTCGCGGGTGCCGCGCTCGCCGTGGTGCTCGCGGAGTGA
- a CDS encoding alpha/beta fold hydrolase, translated as MPVCTLPSGQTIGYDDAGSGPPLVLLHAFPLDRTMWGPQSAGLASDARVLALDFPGFGESPAAEFTINSAAKVVSDFLVALNILKAVVGGLSMGGYVALAFARNHADQLSGLILADTRAGVDDTNAKANRTKSIALVNEKGSAALFESMVPKVLSDSTRDAKPEVVERVKSIAAQQPAASVASALAALRDRPDANPGLKAIAVPTLVLVGEYDAVTPPLASANLAAQIRGSKLVHVPNAGHLSNLENPDVFNAAVRAFLGERPV; from the coding sequence ATGCCTGTTTGCACGTTGCCGAGCGGCCAAACGATCGGTTACGACGACGCGGGGAGCGGTCCGCCGCTCGTACTGCTGCACGCCTTCCCGCTCGATCGGACCATGTGGGGGCCGCAATCCGCGGGCCTCGCCTCCGACGCCCGCGTCCTCGCGCTCGACTTCCCGGGCTTCGGCGAATCGCCCGCGGCGGAATTCACCATCAATAGTGCTGCGAAGGTCGTGAGCGACTTCCTCGTCGCCCTCAATATTCTGAAGGCGGTCGTCGGTGGGTTGTCGATGGGCGGCTACGTCGCGCTCGCGTTCGCCCGCAACCACGCGGACCAGCTCAGCGGGCTGATTCTCGCCGACACACGGGCCGGCGTGGACGACACGAACGCGAAGGCGAACCGCACGAAGTCCATCGCGCTCGTGAACGAGAAGGGGAGCGCGGCCCTGTTCGAGTCGATGGTGCCGAAGGTGTTGAGCGATTCGACGCGGGACGCGAAGCCCGAAGTGGTCGAGCGCGTGAAGTCGATTGCCGCACAGCAACCGGCGGCGAGTGTTGCGTCCGCGCTCGCCGCGCTCCGCGACCGGCCCGACGCGAACCCCGGATTGAAGGCCATCGCGGTGCCGACGCTCGTTCTCGTCGGCGAGTACGATGCCGTTACCCCGCCGCTCGCCTCCGCGAACCTCGCCGCACAGATCCGCGGGAGCAAGCTCGTTCACGTTCCGAACGCGGGCCACCTGTCGAACCTCGAAAACCCCGACGTGTTCAACGCCGCCGTGCGCGCGTTCCTGGGCGAACGGCCGGTGTGA
- a CDS encoding OmpH family outer membrane protein → MVRWSVLAGCATVVAGAAFVTGATVPTGPPAGAKPEHTKPVVVIGQKNGYFNMAKVLREYKKAKARAEQLHTQRAKLSEELNEMRSAYLRLQSEAQKSADAKEKQQLAQNALVLSRRIEDTTREIDKKMAERAATVCAELHDELRGIVADVARENGLVAVHAYPDAVTQEEMDNPLIKELRLKPPALQPFYLDPSIEFSDEILRRLNEKFVAE, encoded by the coding sequence ATGGTACGCTGGAGCGTGTTGGCGGGGTGTGCGACGGTCGTCGCGGGCGCCGCATTCGTAACGGGAGCGACCGTTCCCACGGGGCCGCCGGCCGGGGCGAAGCCCGAACACACGAAGCCCGTCGTCGTGATCGGTCAGAAGAACGGCTACTTCAACATGGCCAAGGTGTTGCGCGAGTACAAAAAAGCCAAGGCCCGCGCCGAGCAGCTCCACACGCAGCGCGCAAAACTGTCCGAAGAGCTGAACGAGATGCGGTCGGCGTACCTGCGACTCCAAAGCGAGGCGCAGAAGTCGGCGGACGCGAAAGAGAAGCAGCAACTCGCTCAGAACGCGCTGGTCCTCTCCCGGCGAATCGAGGACACCACCCGCGAGATCGACAAGAAAATGGCGGAACGCGCGGCCACGGTCTGCGCGGAACTGCACGACGAACTGCGCGGGATCGTCGCGGACGTGGCGCGCGAAAACGGCCTCGTCGCGGTCCACGCCTACCCCGACGCGGTCACACAGGAAGAAATGGACAACCCGCTCATCAAAGAATTGAGGCTCAAACCGCCCGCGCTTCAACCGTTCTACCTCGACCCGTCGATCGAGTTCTCGGACGAAATCCTTCGGCGCCTCAACGAGAAATTCGTCGCCGAGTAA
- a CDS encoding DUF4139 domain-containing protein: protein MRPSHLVPIVGLTFGLMVLAPLARGGGQPDTKQPLKQPTDKMATGANVKHPLPVNLPITRVVMFSAGVAYFHREGDVTGDGRLDLRFDEGDVNDLLKSLVLTDKDGGKVRAVTYDNRMPLDFTLKGFAVDVTENPTMGQLMHQVRGEKVEVADKTGVVTVGQIVSVERPAVPATGPDPGEILNLLTEDGLQTVELKQLKKIKLVRPELQAEFKKALEMLATARGDNKKAVSVVFSGNGKRKVAVGYVNEAPLWKPSYRLSVDDKGATRIQGWATIENTTDEDWTNVKVGLVAGRPMSFQMDLYDPLFVPRPMVEPDLFASLRPPMYQGGLNPTANMGMAMGNASGNPLSFGGGFGGAGQQLGGFGGNQLGNQGNLGAGGGITGIQGGQIGNLGGQFGLQGGFAGNYGMYPPRVPRPNIRTLYGDRLTYTEYVNRLRGNAAPVESDRPTVATVKDPLDKQAGALAVADGALGDMFEYTIDEPITLAKQKSALVPLVNEAVEGSRVSIFNANTLAKHPLLGLKLVNKTKLHLAQGPVTVFDGGTFAGDARLPDIKPGETRLVSYAIDLGTEVVAEPSETKRTLLSVTVADGKLVMRAGLKRVTTYLIRNRNPQDRTVIVEHPKNSAWELVTPTKADDQTRSFYRFDSVVKTGALVTLEVTEESPAVDVHGLTETTRDALLRYASLKEAKPAVREVFKKLIELREKVDEAQKGITEEQESLKEIADDQERIRKNIERTPKESEAFKRYLKKFDDQETEIEKRRARVKELKAELTKHEKALRDFASAAKAE from the coding sequence TCTCACCTCGTACCGATCGTCGGACTGACGTTCGGCCTCATGGTTCTCGCACCACTCGCACGCGGCGGCGGTCAACCCGATACGAAACAGCCGCTCAAACAGCCAACGGACAAAATGGCCACGGGCGCGAACGTCAAGCACCCGCTACCCGTCAACCTCCCCATCACGCGGGTCGTGATGTTTAGCGCGGGCGTCGCGTACTTTCACCGCGAAGGGGACGTGACCGGTGACGGCCGGCTCGATTTGCGGTTCGACGAAGGCGATGTGAATGATCTCCTCAAGAGCCTCGTCCTCACGGATAAGGATGGCGGAAAGGTCCGCGCGGTCACTTACGACAACCGGATGCCGCTCGACTTCACGCTGAAAGGGTTCGCGGTCGACGTGACCGAGAACCCCACGATGGGCCAACTCATGCACCAGGTCCGCGGCGAAAAGGTCGAGGTCGCGGACAAGACCGGTGTGGTCACCGTCGGGCAGATCGTCAGCGTCGAGCGCCCCGCGGTACCCGCGACGGGACCGGACCCGGGCGAGATCCTCAACCTTCTCACCGAAGACGGGCTGCAAACGGTCGAGCTGAAGCAGCTCAAGAAGATCAAGCTCGTCCGCCCCGAACTCCAGGCCGAATTCAAGAAGGCGCTGGAGATGCTCGCGACCGCACGCGGCGACAACAAGAAGGCCGTGTCAGTGGTGTTCAGCGGTAACGGCAAGCGCAAGGTCGCGGTGGGCTACGTCAACGAGGCGCCGTTGTGGAAGCCGAGCTACCGCCTCAGCGTAGACGACAAAGGTGCGACCCGTATCCAGGGGTGGGCAACCATCGAGAACACGACCGACGAGGACTGGACCAACGTGAAAGTGGGGCTGGTCGCGGGGCGCCCGATGTCGTTCCAGATGGACCTGTACGACCCGCTCTTCGTCCCGCGCCCGATGGTCGAACCGGACCTGTTCGCGTCCCTGCGCCCGCCGATGTATCAGGGAGGGTTGAACCCGACCGCGAACATGGGCATGGCGATGGGCAACGCTTCCGGTAACCCCCTGAGCTTCGGCGGTGGCTTCGGGGGCGCTGGTCAGCAACTCGGCGGGTTTGGGGGGAATCAACTCGGGAACCAAGGCAACTTGGGCGCCGGCGGTGGTATCACGGGTATCCAGGGCGGTCAGATCGGGAACCTCGGCGGTCAATTCGGACTCCAGGGCGGTTTCGCGGGCAATTACGGTATGTATCCACCGCGTGTCCCGCGCCCGAACATTCGCACCCTCTACGGCGATCGACTCACCTACACGGAGTACGTCAACCGCCTGCGCGGAAACGCGGCACCCGTCGAATCCGACCGCCCGACGGTGGCCACCGTGAAAGACCCGCTCGACAAACAAGCCGGAGCGCTCGCCGTGGCCGACGGCGCGCTCGGCGACATGTTCGAGTACACCATTGACGAACCGATCACGCTCGCGAAGCAGAAGTCCGCACTCGTGCCGCTCGTGAACGAGGCGGTCGAGGGCTCGCGCGTGAGCATCTTCAACGCGAACACGCTCGCCAAGCACCCGCTGCTCGGGCTGAAGCTCGTCAACAAAACCAAGCTTCACCTCGCCCAAGGGCCGGTCACGGTTTTCGACGGCGGCACGTTCGCGGGCGACGCGCGGTTGCCGGACATCAAGCCGGGCGAAACCCGGCTCGTGAGCTACGCCATCGACCTCGGTACCGAAGTCGTTGCAGAGCCGAGCGAAACCAAGCGCACGCTGCTCTCCGTGACGGTCGCCGATGGCAAACTGGTCATGCGCGCCGGACTGAAGCGGGTCACAACGTATCTGATTCGCAACCGGAACCCGCAGGACCGGACGGTGATCGTCGAGCACCCCAAGAACTCGGCCTGGGAGCTCGTCACCCCGACCAAGGCCGATGACCAAACGCGGAGCTTCTACCGGTTCGATTCGGTCGTGAAAACCGGCGCGCTGGTCACGCTCGAAGTCACGGAAGAATCTCCGGCCGTGGACGTCCACGGGCTGACGGAAACGACCCGCGACGCCCTGCTCCGCTATGCGTCACTGAAGGAGGCGAAACCGGCCGTTCGCGAGGTGTTCAAGAAGCTGATCGAACTCCGCGAGAAGGTGGACGAAGCCCAGAAGGGCATCACTGAGGAGCAAGAGTCGCTGAAAGAGATCGCGGACGATCAGGAGCGCATCCGCAAGAACATCGAGCGGACGCCGAAGGAATCGGAAGCCTTCAAGCGCTACCTGAAGAAATTCGACGATCAAGAAACGGAGATCGAGAAGCGCCGGGCGCGCGTCAAGGAACTGAAGGCCGAACTCACGAAGCACGAGAAAGCCCTCAGAGACTTCGCCAGCGCCGCGAAAGCGGAGTAA
- the pyrF gene encoding orotidine-5'-phosphate decarboxylase, which produces MPSFSDRLAEAVRQKGPLCVGIDPRWESLPKAIRESVQNEQVNERAAVGFFEFGRKVLELVRPFAGVVKPQAAFFELIGPNGMEMLQQLLQEAKLQGFVTILDAKRGDIASTATAYADAAFGGCIIDGETFPVWNADSLTINPYLGRDAVEPFLTAAKANGRGTFVLVRTSNPGAGLFQDLVCDGKPVYRHVAEEVAKWNATTIGSCGLGDVGAVVGATHPKELVELRGVMPDVWFLVPGYGAQGGTAADVKAAYRPDGLGAIVNSSRGVTFPFHPDDPDWEAKIVAAAQKAQSELKP; this is translated from the coding sequence ATGCCTTCGTTCTCCGACCGCCTCGCCGAAGCCGTTCGCCAAAAAGGGCCGCTCTGTGTCGGCATCGACCCGCGCTGGGAATCGCTCCCGAAGGCGATCCGCGAGAGCGTGCAGAACGAGCAAGTCAACGAGCGTGCTGCCGTCGGCTTCTTTGAGTTCGGGCGCAAGGTGTTGGAACTGGTCCGCCCGTTCGCCGGCGTCGTGAAGCCGCAAGCGGCGTTCTTTGAACTCATCGGCCCGAACGGAATGGAGATGCTCCAGCAGCTTCTCCAAGAGGCCAAGCTCCAGGGCTTCGTCACCATCCTCGACGCCAAGCGCGGTGACATCGCGTCCACCGCGACCGCTTACGCCGACGCCGCGTTCGGTGGCTGCATCATTGATGGCGAGACGTTCCCGGTGTGGAACGCGGACTCGCTGACGATTAACCCCTACCTCGGGCGCGACGCGGTGGAGCCGTTCCTCACTGCGGCCAAGGCAAATGGGCGCGGCACGTTCGTGCTGGTTCGCACGAGCAACCCCGGCGCGGGACTGTTTCAGGACTTGGTGTGCGACGGGAAACCGGTGTACCGGCACGTGGCCGAAGAAGTGGCGAAGTGGAACGCCACCACCATCGGTTCATGTGGCCTGGGTGATGTGGGCGCGGTTGTGGGTGCCACGCACCCAAAGGAATTGGTCGAACTTCGCGGGGTGATGCCGGACGTGTGGTTCCTCGTTCCCGGTTACGGCGCGCAAGGTGGAACAGCAGCCGACGTGAAAGCCGCTTACCGCCCGGACGGGCTGGGCGCGATCGTGAACAGCTCGCGCGGGGTCACGTTTCCGTTCCACCCCGACGACCCGGACTGGGAAGCGAAGATCGTCGCCGCAGCGCAGAAAGCGCAGTCCGAGTTGAAGCCGTAA